GGATACTGGCGCTTGCCGTTCCGATGGCGATGCTTATCGCCTCGCTGATGGCTTACGGCAGACTGTCTGCGGATAACGAGATCACCTCACTAAAAGCCGCGGGTGTGAGTTTTACCAGGATGATCGTCCCGGGGCTTCTGCTTTCCGGTGTCGTTGCAGCTTCGATGATCTATTTCAACAATAACGTCCTTCCTGATTTCAACCATCGAGCGCGTATGCTCGGTTCAGATATCTACCGCAAACGACCCGATCTCAACATACAGGAGGGATATTTCACTAACTCCATCCCCGGTTACAGCCTCCTCGTCAAGCGGAAGAACGGTGAACTGTTAGAGGAAGTGACCATTTATAACGATGATAACTCGAAAGTTCAAACAACAATAACCGCTTCACGGGGCAAAATCTCCGTGAGGGGATCGCGTGTAGTGCTCGACTTGGAAGACGGTGAGATTCACGAACTCAATGTCGCCAACCCGGAAGAGTACAGAAGAATCGAGTTCGAGTATCACCGGTTTACGATTCCGATAAAAAATATGGAGCTGGAACGGAGTACGTCCCGGAGGCGGGGCGACAGAGAGATGTCCGCCGACATGATGCGCGCAAAAGTCCGCGACTTGGAATCGAAAATCAGTTCAGCCCGTAAGAAGATACAGAAGCATTCGGATAAAAGTCTCGAAAAGATCTTCAAGTCTGATGATAACTCTGCATCCAAAGCTGAGCAAACAGAACCTCAAATAAGCTTATTGACCGACGACAGGGGTAAATCGATAGAAAAATCTATCAGAAAGATCAAAAGGACGATCCAGCTTATCGCAAGCGAGATAAATCTAATCAATAATTACAAAAGGCAGCAGAACAGATTTCTCGTCGAGATTCAGAAGAAATACTCTATCCCGTTTGCCTGTGTGGTTTTTATGCTCGTCGGAGCGCCGCTCGGGATACTGGCAAAAAGGGGCGGATTCGCCGTCGGTATGAGTATCAGCCTGAGCTTTTTTATAATGTATTGGGTGTTTTTGATAGCGGGAGAAGACCTTGCGGACAGGGGCATAATATCACCGTCGTGGGCGATGTGGTCTCCCAACATCCTTGTAGGCATGTTGGGAATCTATCTATCAACGAGGTCGGTCAAACAGGCGAGCGCCTGGGACGCCGACAGGATATATGAAAAATTCAGGCTCATATTCAGGCGGAACGACTCGGAGTGATAATCGAATTCCGGGGGGTTAAACCCGACATACACGAAAGCGTTTTCATCGCCGAAGGCGCTGCTGTGATAGGCGATGTAAAGATCGGCGCTCTGAGTTCCATCTGGTATTCCGCTGTCGTCAGGGGTGATATGCACTACATCAGGATCGGAGAGAGGTCAAACGTTCAAGACGGCGCCATACTGCACGTAGTCAGCGGAAAATTTCCCCTCGAAATCGGGGATGACGTAACTATCGGGCACGCCGCCGTTGTTCACGGTTGCAGTGTCCATGACAGAGTTCTCATCGGCATGAACGCCACGGTTCTCGACGGAGCAACGGTGGGAGAAGGTTCGATCGTAGCCGCCGGAGCAGTAGTGTTAGAAGGGGTGGAAGTTCCGGAGAACACCCTGGTTGCGGGCATCCCGGCCCGTGAAATAAGAAAAACAACTCCTGCGGATTACAAAAGGATAATGAGCGGTTCAGAAGAGTACGTTCAATATTCCGAGCTCTTCAAAAAGGAATCAAGAATCCTTTGACACCTTATGAACTGATCTCCCGGAAGCAGGAAGGGTCCGAGCTTACTTCAGAAGAAATCAGCTTCCTTATATCCGGTTTCAGTGACGGACAAATTCCAGATTATCAGATGGCGGCATTCCTGATGGCTGTCTATTTCCGGGGGATGACCGACAGGGAGACAGATTCCCTCGTGAAGTCGATGGTCGGCTCGGGCGAAATTATCGATACGTCTGAAATCCCGGGAATTAAAGTGGACAAACATTCTACGGGAGGAGTCGGCGACAAGGTATCTCTTGTGCTTGCCCCCCTCGTTGCCGCCGCCGGAGTGCCGATACCGATGATTTCGGGAAGAGGGCTCGGTCATTCGGGCGGAACGCTCGACAAGCTGGAGTCGATACCCGGATTCAACGTGAACCTTTCAACCGAAGCATTTTTGCAGCAGGTATCAAATATCGGCGTCGCCATCATAAGTCAGTCAGAAAAAATTGTGCCCGCCGACAGAAAGATGTACGCTCTCCGGGACGTAACCGCAACAGTCCGTTCGATCCCGCTCATGGCGGGCAGCATAATGTCAAAAAAAATCGCCGAGGGGATAAACGGGCTGGTTCTCGACGTCAAGACAGGTCGAGGCGCCTTCCTTAACGATATCGAAGAATG
The Candidatus Neomarinimicrobiota bacterium genome window above contains:
- a CDS encoding LptF/LptG family permease, which translates into the protein MFKKLPWYIITEHIAPFFLSLFVIIFIFMMNFMIKAVDKILGKGIELIVILEYIGLNLAWILALAVPMAMLIASLMAYGRLSADNEITSLKAAGVSFTRMIVPGLLLSGVVAASMIYFNNNVLPDFNHRARMLGSDIYRKRPDLNIQEGYFTNSIPGYSLLVKRKNGELLEEVTIYNDDNSKVQTTITASRGKISVRGSRVVLDLEDGEIHELNVANPEEYRRIEFEYHRFTIPIKNMELERSTSRRRGDREMSADMMRAKVRDLESKISSARKKIQKHSDKSLEKIFKSDDNSASKAEQTEPQISLLTDDRGKSIEKSIRKIKRTIQLIASEINLINNYKRQQNRFLVEIQKKYSIPFACVVFMLVGAPLGILAKRGGFAVGMSISLSFFIMYWVFLIAGEDLADRGIISPSWAMWSPNILVGMLGIYLSTRSVKQASAWDADRIYEKFRLIFRRNDSE
- a CDS encoding gamma carbonic anhydrase family protein — translated: MEFRGVKPDIHESVFIAEGAAVIGDVKIGALSSIWYSAVVRGDMHYIRIGERSNVQDGAILHVVSGKFPLEIGDDVTIGHAAVVHGCSVHDRVLIGMNATVLDGATVGEGSIVAAGAVVLEGVEVPENTLVAGIPAREIRKTTPADYKRIMSGSEEYVQYSELFKKESRIL